The following proteins are encoded in a genomic region of Sebastes fasciatus isolate fSebFas1 chromosome 14, fSebFas1.pri, whole genome shotgun sequence:
- the lnpa gene encoding endoplasmic reticulum junction formation protein lunapark-A isoform X2, protein MGAVISRWRAKPSTVEILEGIDKDIQTLEEYSEKYQKQVKIWVWRLLLYSTLLFLITCAVVYSWYLPEQLMGRLILSLPFVIFPLLVWLLRKMLIIIFSRRTEKNNDNLEDLKARKRKILEEVMETETYKHAKMILERFDPDSKRKIELESTPVGPQMTPRPGQELRQRNVIPKTPPVAMNPVSGAAARPPPASGPTYPGRSSHSAPGGPPERSLSAIAAQQSLMRRPVTPGTPVPGVGMHPPGPPLARPVVPRERGAMDRVIEYLVGDGPQNRYALICQQCLSHNGMALKEEFEYVAFRCAYCYFLNPARRTRPQAPRLPEVTGELRMSSEAPVPPPAADVDDDQSVLGQTKLADVSAETDTQEPGTPTTTEPSSASEGQSTPESQDPPSEKSDGEQDVSAMEVE, encoded by the exons GCTAAACCATCCACTGTGGAGATTTTGGAGGGAATCGATAAG GATATTCAGACTCTTGAAGAGTACAGTGAGAAGTATCAGAAGCAGGTGAAGATATGGGTCTGGCGGCTGCTCCTGTACTCGACTCTTCTCTTCCTGATCACATGTGCAGTTGTGTATTCCTGGTACCTGCCTGAACAGTTGATGGGACGGCTCATATTGTCTCTTCCCTTCGTAATATTTCCCTTATT AGTGTGGTTACTTCGaaaaatgcttataattattttttcacGAAGAACTGAAAAAAATA ATGACAATTTGGAGGATCTTAAAGCACGAAAAAGGAAAATA cttGAAGAAGTTATGGAAACTGAGACGTATAAACATGCTAAAATGATTCTGGAGAGATTTGATCCTGATTCCAAGAGGAAAATT GAACTTGAATCCACTCCAGTTGGACCTCAGATGACTCCAAGACCAGGACAAG AGCTCCGCCAGCGCAATGTCATCCCAAAGACCCCCCCAGTGGCGATGAATCCTGTTAGCGGAGCTGCTGCTCGCCCTCCTCCTGCCTCTGGGCCCACCTATCCTGGACGATCTTCCCACTCTGCTCCAGGTGGACCCCCAGAGAGGAGCCTGTCTGCTATAGCTGCTCAGCAGAGCTTGATGAGGAGGCCTGTGACCCCCGGAACACCTGTTCCAGGAGTCG GGATGCACCCCCCAGGCCCGCCCCTGGCCAGACCCGTGGTCCCAAGGGAAAGAGGCGCTATGGACAGAGTCATTGAGTATCTTGTTGGAGATGGACCTCAGAACAG ATACGCTCTCATCTGTCAGCAGTGTCTGTCCCATAACGGCATGGCATTAAAAGAGGAATTTGAATACGTTG CCTTCCGATGTGCGTATTGTTATTTCTTGAACCCTGCAAGAAGGACCAGGCCTCAGGCGCCCAGACTCCCCGAGGTCACCGGCGAACTGAGGATGTCATCAGAGGCACCCGTACCTCCGCCTGCTGCTGACGTAGACGACGACCAATCGGTTTTAG GTCAAACCAAGCTGGCTGATGTCTCTGCTGAAACAGACACCCAAGAGCCAGGCACACCGACAACCACGGAGCCCAGCTCTGCGTCAGAAGGCCAGAGCACCCCAGAGTCACAAGATCCGCCCTCTGAGAAATCTGACGGAGAGCAAGATGTGTCTGCCATGGAAGTGGAATAA
- the lnpa gene encoding endoplasmic reticulum junction formation protein lunapark-A isoform X1 encodes MGAVISRWRAKPSTVEILEGIDKDIQTLEEYSEKYQKQVKIWVWRLLLYSTLLFLITCAVVYSWYLPEQLMGRLILSLPFVIFPLLVWLLRKMLIIIFSRRTEKNNDNLEDLKARKRKILEEVMETETYKHAKMILERFDPDSKRKIELESTPVGPQMTPRPGQELRQRNVIPKTPPVAMNPVSGAAARPPPASGPTYPGRSSHSAPGGPPERSLSAIAAQQSLMRRPVTPGTPVPGVGMHPPGPPLARPVVPRERGAMDRVIEYLVGDGPQNRYALICQQCLSHNGMALKEEFEYVAFRCAYCYFLNPARRTRPQAPRLPEVTGELRMSSEAPVPPPAADVDDDQSVLGDDDTQAGQTKLADVSAETDTQEPGTPTTTEPSSASEGQSTPESQDPPSEKSDGEQDVSAMEVE; translated from the exons GCTAAACCATCCACTGTGGAGATTTTGGAGGGAATCGATAAG GATATTCAGACTCTTGAAGAGTACAGTGAGAAGTATCAGAAGCAGGTGAAGATATGGGTCTGGCGGCTGCTCCTGTACTCGACTCTTCTCTTCCTGATCACATGTGCAGTTGTGTATTCCTGGTACCTGCCTGAACAGTTGATGGGACGGCTCATATTGTCTCTTCCCTTCGTAATATTTCCCTTATT AGTGTGGTTACTTCGaaaaatgcttataattattttttcacGAAGAACTGAAAAAAATA ATGACAATTTGGAGGATCTTAAAGCACGAAAAAGGAAAATA cttGAAGAAGTTATGGAAACTGAGACGTATAAACATGCTAAAATGATTCTGGAGAGATTTGATCCTGATTCCAAGAGGAAAATT GAACTTGAATCCACTCCAGTTGGACCTCAGATGACTCCAAGACCAGGACAAG AGCTCCGCCAGCGCAATGTCATCCCAAAGACCCCCCCAGTGGCGATGAATCCTGTTAGCGGAGCTGCTGCTCGCCCTCCTCCTGCCTCTGGGCCCACCTATCCTGGACGATCTTCCCACTCTGCTCCAGGTGGACCCCCAGAGAGGAGCCTGTCTGCTATAGCTGCTCAGCAGAGCTTGATGAGGAGGCCTGTGACCCCCGGAACACCTGTTCCAGGAGTCG GGATGCACCCCCCAGGCCCGCCCCTGGCCAGACCCGTGGTCCCAAGGGAAAGAGGCGCTATGGACAGAGTCATTGAGTATCTTGTTGGAGATGGACCTCAGAACAG ATACGCTCTCATCTGTCAGCAGTGTCTGTCCCATAACGGCATGGCATTAAAAGAGGAATTTGAATACGTTG CCTTCCGATGTGCGTATTGTTATTTCTTGAACCCTGCAAGAAGGACCAGGCCTCAGGCGCCCAGACTCCCCGAGGTCACCGGCGAACTGAGGATGTCATCAGAGGCACCCGTACCTCCGCCTGCTGCTGACGTAGACGACGACCAATCGGTTTTAGGTGATGATGACACTCAAGCAG GTCAAACCAAGCTGGCTGATGTCTCTGCTGAAACAGACACCCAAGAGCCAGGCACACCGACAACCACGGAGCCCAGCTCTGCGTCAGAAGGCCAGAGCACCCCAGAGTCACAAGATCCGCCCTCTGAGAAATCTGACGGAGAGCAAGATGTGTCTGCCATGGAAGTGGAATAA